Within the Medicago truncatula cultivar Jemalong A17 chromosome 4, MtrunA17r5.0-ANR, whole genome shotgun sequence genome, the region GCCCAACAACAAGCCAAAGTAGTGATCACCGACATCTAAGATGAACTTGGACATTCGGTTGCTCAAACCATCGGATCATCAACATGTACATATGTACATTGTGATGTCACTGATGAGagccaaataaaaaatgtcgTGGACCCAACCGTACAAACATATGGAAAACTCGACATTATGTTCAACAATGCTGGCATTGGTGGACCTAACAACTCTCGAATCATTGACAACGATAAAGCAGATTTTGAACGTGTATTAAGCGTCAACGTGACAAGTGTTTTTCTCGGCATCAAGCACGCAGCACAAGCCATGATCCCAGCTCGCACCGGTAGCATTATAAGTACTTCTAGCATAAGCTCTTATGTTGGTGGTGCTGCCTCACATGCTTATTATAGTGCAAAGCATGCTGTGGTTGGTTTAACTAAAAATGCAGTAGTTGAACTTGGACAATTTGGGATTAGAGTTAATTGTGTGTCTCCTTATGCTCTTGCAACTCCTTTAGCAACACAATTTGTTGGATGTAATGATGGTGAGCTTGAAACTACCATGAACATGTTGGCTAACCTTAAGGGTGTGACTTTGAAAACTGATGATGTGGCAAATGCCGCACTTTATTTTGCTAGTGACGATTCGAGGTATGTGAGTGGCCATAATTTGCTCATAGATGGAGGATTCAGCATTGTTAATCCATCCTTTCACATGTTTCAGTATTCAGATTCTTGATCTTGTTTACTACCACGAAGCAATAATAGTTATGAAGAAGTTAGAATAAGGGATCATCTTGGCTTTGATTGCAATATTGTACTGTTGCTACAAATGTTTAGGATTCTTGTGTAACTTATGTCTGGGCTTGTACCTACAAGTCTTTGAGACTATCGAATTACTTTTCTATTTAGGGTCAATCCCAGCTGCAAGTGacttcttttatataaatcatttaGACCTCTATTTAGGTATGGCAAATGTGCGGGCTAGGGGCAGATTTTGCCTCCCTCACTCCCACCCCcgatttctcaaaaaaaagtaaaagaagcGAAATTAAGCTGAGAACAACAAGCAAACGAATTCCCCTGATCTAAATGTAGGTCCGTCGAAAACAGTTGAATAACAAGCAGACGAATTCCCCTAATCTAAATGTAGGTCCGTCGAGTAGACAATAATTGAATGCGAGACAACCGAGTCTTTCTCAAATCAACAGAGGTAAGTAAAAGGAAGATCACCTTCAGAACCCCAAGAATGGCAGTGAGATATTGAGCTTCCTTCGGGAAGTCATAAACCAAAGATGAATTTCCATTTGTGAGGACTAATGTGCTTGACCAGAGGTATCTTCATAAAGATTGAGCAAAGACATAATAGCTTCCAAATTTCTTATACTTCCTTGACAGAAAATCATAACAAAGGGTCATCCTGCCTAACACCTCTCTAACAATTTAAAACACCAACATTTTTACCATTCATTACGAAAGAAAGTTTACCAGAATGAATAATAGTGAAAATCCAAGAACAAAAATGACTAAATCAAAGCTCAATAAGAAAACTCCAATCTAGGgtgtaaaaatatttggatATATCAATCTCGATAGCAACATACCCTCCAAAGTTCTTTTGATCCAACATGTTTATAACCTCAGAAAGCAAGTATGTGATAAATAGTGGTGTTGAATGATTCGGGTTCTCTCCGATTATTTAAATAAAGGTAAGCTCaatttgaaaagagaaagacaaaaataatttagtgtattaaatattttttaatttttaatgtcttcaaaatttgcttaaatatatttgtattttatcttttcaaataAACCATCTAATCATTTTGAGAAATTAACAGGATACAGACATGTTAGCTGAATTTGGGAACACTTGAAATTAGAAGACGATGAAGAATGACGGTTTGCCTAAGTTTCTCCTGAAAATAATTTCGGTTAGTAGCACTAATTCTGTTGTACAGTTGACTAATTGGTATCTGTCATTTATCAgttgttaattgttataatGAATATCAACCACTTAAAATTTTGTCAGTTTGGGGATATTTGCTCATTAAATTATCTACTTATAAATTGAAGTTCCTCTGTAGTATATTATAGAGTAGTAAATTGAATTCTCTATAGTTGAGAGCAAATCCTCTTCCATGGCTTCAATTGCCAAAAGGTATATTATAGAGTAGTTCTTTAAACTTTATATTTGTATGAATCAAATCTGAAATAATTAATAGTATTAGTAAATTGAATATTTGCGCAGGCTTGAAGGTAAAGTAGCAATAATCACTGGAGGTGCTAGTGGCATTGGTGCAGCTACTGCTAAACTATTTGTTCAACATGGTGCTAAAGTTATCATTGCAGATATTCAAGACGAATTAGGCCAATCTCTTTGCAAAAATCTTGGCACAAAGAACATTCTTTGTGTTCACTGCGATGTAACTATTGAATCAGACATCAAAACCGTGGTTGATATCGCAGTTTCAAATTATGGTAAGCTTGACATCATGTTTAACAATGCTGGTATCTCCGATgacaaaaatagagaaatattGAATTATGATAGTGAAGCTTTCAAAAGGGTATTTGATGTTAATGTTTATGGAGCTTTCTTGGGTGCTAAGCATGCTGCTAGGGTAATGATCCCACAAAAGAAAGGGGTTATTCTTTTTACTGCAAGTGTTGCTACAAAAATTGCTGGTGAAACAACACATGCTTATACTTGTTCAAAGCATGCATTGGTAGGGCTTACAAAGAATTTGTGTGTAGAATTAGGAAAATATGGGATTAGAGTTAATTGTATCTCACCTCCGGCTCTTCCTACTCCAATTCTAATGAACTCATTGAAGTTGAACAAGAATGAAGTGGAGCAAGTTTTGTCCTCAGCTGGTGTGTTAAAAGAGGTTGTTCCTAAAGTTGAGGATATAGCTGAGGCAGCACTTTATTTGAGTAGTGATGAGTCCAAGCTTGTTAATGGAGTCAACTTTGTTTTGGATGGAGGTTATAGCACCACCAATATGTCATGCTTTTTAGCATTCAAaagtttgatgaaaatggataaataaattattaatatgaaaattttcaattcatttacaaaagaaaaagaatatgtAATCATATATGAATATCTATATATCTTGTGTTTCTATATCATGAAATAAATATCTCCGGTAGAATCACCACCatccaaaaattatatatagcAAGCCAACCAAGTATTGAACAAGAGTTgttttggaagaagaagaattgaaCAAGATAACAAGCACATCAAATTATCAACAAAACGGGCTAATTTTTCTCATCAACGATTATGATTcttcatatataaaaaattaaacatgaataAAAGTAACCAGACAACAAATTATGTTGCTAATTGATAAACCACTTCACCAATAAGACTAATCGAGTGCAATAGCCCCATTTATTTACTTCTCGGTGATTACTAAGACATCTTTATTATGATAATTAGATGGTTAAGACAGAAAAGACCAATAGTTGATGGATGTTAAGACATAGCCCCATTTATTTACTTCTCGGTGATTACTAAGGCATCTTTATTATGATAATTAGAtggtgttatcatggtttttgggtgccaagccattaattggacttgaaccttttgaccgttgatatctctcttttttcttgggaagggtaaaattgagaaaaacccttagattctaagttcgggggtcgttttcgctacgggaaggtgttaggcacccggagcgattatggtactccataagagccgctctcctaagtttatttctacgctttagttttattgcttatttgtaaaaagaaggtatgattagtgaagaatgggggtgagaagaagtagaatttgatttttatttcggcttggaggggttaaagtcccttgcctacgtaccgttttacgggatcaaaaccggcgtagttcttgctcaaaaaatagtttttgtttttgttggttgattttaagtttgaaaagagattttgaagaatagagatgagaggcctcaagggcatgagatttggaaaaaagtgaggtggagttagctttttcaaaatgaagtccaagtatagttaaaatttattagaaattttacttaagaaaataaaagagaaataaggagttttgactcctatcttattttcaaaaaggttttcaagtgaggttatttgcatgttttggaaaaagttggattttctctaagtgtttaaacctaagcgtttatctaaccatgcaatcctagccataaatctacacatacaatcctaggcatacatctagggtgagtgtgtgcgtgccggtgcgtcatagtgtccatagtccatattacaaaaattgcctaaatacattctatggcccctttgccaagctacaaaccaatgataacaaattacaccaccaaatgaattaaaacttgcaaaagtaaatgctaagctaaagaaggtggaggagatagtgaaatgctatgagtgaagtcacataaggaacaaaatgttagtgaaacaaggaaaaatataatgggaatgataaaaaatgcaccaaatgaatatgcaataaaaaggggtaaaaataTGGGAATTTATCaatcacaatatgtaaaaatgcatcaagaacatatatggaattttaatgagcaaaaattaaagaacaaagtaaaggaaataaatgcaaaaataagcaaataaattctaatacttagaggaaaaattaaaatgatggggaaacatttttagaaaattttttagaagcataaaacaccaagaaagtgtaaaaaaggtatttaaaacacaattaaaaaaaactcagcaggatttaatctggaccgttggatgaatccagaggtccagatcaagctctcaaaatcacatcacagccatttgatcaaagatcaaagggtccagaaaaaagcataaaagatagtgtaaaatgcaggaagcacagtgaccgttagatcaaagatctaacggttcaaacagaagatataccaaattccacacaaaaagtcatgcacaggattcaaaatcaaacacacagcagccatcagatcttggaacaatccagatctgatggttcacagagcgagggaacacaacaagagcacgcacgcgcgcgcgtgggatcggagggagtataaaaaggattttcttcacaaaaaaatcacaaaaccttttcttcttctctctctaagttaaacttagagagagaagctctcccttctctctaaaacacgGCGGCCGGAgctgatggtggtggtgattccggcgcggcggccggccggtttccggtggcggcgccaccgcgccggaaaattcaaactactttttttttcaaaatttttacatcaaaagttccgtcaccacctcctctacacaaatccggtGCTAGTTTTAAAAAGGGGTGAGAGATTCGTCGTAGATCTACACTTGAACTTTCGgaattttttcactctttttgtaaaaaagcttacggatctagatatccttttcgctctagagtccgaatccggcctcaaaatttcaaaaatccgaacgtacaagcttagatctacaaatcttgattcgtaacaaacttttcacaTGTGTATATGCGCGAAAACGAGGGAAAAAAGTGTTACCGTCGTCGTGAAACGGAGGAAAAATCCGAGCCTCCTCTTCTCTCCGCCGCGCGCGCGCGTTATGCTCCGGTGGTGCcgcttttgctcgaaaatccggtacggatttggtgttggtgtgatgattcgcggtggttttgaatgattccggttcggatttgttgattttgtgatgatttgagttggttttgagtgaatccggttcggatttgttgattttgtgaagatttgttcttggtgttcttggagaatttttggtgattttctgttttggatctaactgattttggagagagaaagaaatttctgtttttgtgatgtgactgattctttttttttttatttggatctgacacatctatttatagcctgccatgtgtatttgtgggccaatgagaaaatgccatctggactgggactgaagtgtgcgaaaattctggacaaaaatgcccctgggaccttttctgcaaaaaaaataataaaaaaggactggacagcaattaaaaatggacaaaaaataaaaattaaaaagttttggactaaattgtgatttaaaaataaaattgaactaaaaaaagtaattttgacaaacgtaaagtgaaactaaaattaaaatcaacaaaaggactaaaacgaaccaattacaaaaatgaggtattttaaaatacctctctgccgaaattttgacaggaaaagaccaaaatgcccctagggactaaactgactcagactgactcagatgcaatttttttgaaatgatttttaaacaaagactcaacaataattcgtacagacaagttgaaaagactcagaggcaaacacagggactaaaatgggttccactgcaggaaatgatcaaaatacccttctgtatgactttttgcaaattttgaaataaactgtagaaaaagcaatgtaacgatccagagacacttttgaatgacttacaagacaagtaaagacattttgaaaagttttatgcaaggaaaacataagtaaaattgtgattgaaaatacagcgaggcagagacaatttgaactgtgcagttgaaatttgataattgacaaagtttgaaatgaaattgggcccagtatttttaggtccaaaaacagggtataacagatGGTTAAGACAGAAAAGACCAATTGTGTCGCTAATGGTTAAGACAGAAAAGACTAAGTATAAACTAAAGTGAGTAGACAGTAAAttataaaagaacaaaaaaacataatttaacatTGGAATCACTCGTGATTTATTATACGTGACATATAATATCAATCATTGATATTCAAA harbors:
- the LOC25499437 gene encoding secoisolariciresinol dehydrogenase, with the translated sequence MASIAKRLEGKVAIITGGASGIGAATAKLFVQHGAKVIIADIQDELGQSLCKNLGTKNILCVHCDVTIESDIKTVVDIAVSNYGKLDIMFNNAGISDDKNREILNYDSEAFKRVFDVNVYGAFLGAKHAARVMIPQKKGVILFTASVATKIAGETTHAYTCSKHALVGLTKNLCVELGKYGIRVNCISPPALPTPILMNSLKLNKNEVEQVLSSAGVLKEVVPKVEDIAEAALYLSSDESKLVNGVNFVLDGGYSTTNMSCFLAFKSLMKMDK